TTTCGGTCGAGATTTCAGCCATGGAAGAGGGGATTGTCGTATTACTTGATTCTACCAGTGAGCGTCATGATCGCCGTGAGATCACCGAATATGTCTGGACGGAAAATAGTGCGCTACTTCGCCATGAATTGCAAATTCTGAAGGCGATCCATGAAGAGGTAGATCGTCTTTCGGCTGAAAGTTTTTCTTCCGTCGATGAGGCGGGGGATGCTGTTTTGTCAATCTTAACGGAACGAAGCGATGCGCCAAGAGCATTGTATAGCTTTTTCCAGAGGCGGATGGTAAAAATTTACCGGTATATTGACGAGGAATAGAATCCTCGTTTTCCGTATTCTCTTGATGAATGGTCTGGCACCATGTATGATACGGAATAGATAAAATTTCACTGAATTGGCGAAGGGGTTGTTATGGATGTTCAACTGAAAGAGCTGATAGAGACGATTAAAAGCGAAGGGGTCGACAATGCCGAGGCCCAGGCCAAAGAAATCGTCAATGAGGCGCAGAAAAAGCGAAATGAAATTATAGCCGATGCGGAACAAGAGGCGGCCCGTATCCGAAAAGAAGCCGAAAAAGATGCGGCGAAAATGCAGGCGACTGCCGAAGAATCGATCCGGCAGGCAGGAAGAGACCTGCTCCTCAGTCTCGAATCATCGATTACTTCAATGCTCGATGCGGTGGTAAAGAAGGAGGCGGCTTCCGCCCTTACCGGTGAAGGCCTTTCTAAAGCCATTGTGGCCCTTCTTTCCAACTGGAGCGAGGAAAAGGATTCTCTTGAACTCTTACTTCCCGAAAACGAACGGCTGGAAGTGGAAGAGTATCTCAAAAAAACGCTTGGAACCAAGATGAAGCAGGGTGTTACCGTCAAGCCTGTGGCCGGAATAGAAGCCGGCTTTAAGATTGCCGAGGAAGGCGGAAGTGCCTACTACAATTTTACGGCCGACGGAATTGCAGAAATTCTTTCTCAGTATGTAAGTCCCCGGCTTTCCGCCTTGCTGCGGGAGAG
The window above is part of the Sediminispirochaeta bajacaliforniensis DSM 16054 genome. Proteins encoded here:
- a CDS encoding V-type ATP synthase subunit E; the encoded protein is MDVQLKELIETIKSEGVDNAEAQAKEIVNEAQKKRNEIIADAEQEAARIRKEAEKDAAKMQATAEESIRQAGRDLLLSLESSITSMLDAVVKKEAASALTGEGLSKAIVALLSNWSEEKDSLELLLPENERLEVEEYLKKTLGTKMKQGVTVKPVAGIEAGFKIAEEGGSAYYNFTADGIAEILSQYVSPRLSALLRESVKGQKE